A window of the Desulforapulum autotrophicum HRM2 genome harbors these coding sequences:
- a CDS encoding MarR family winged helix-turn-helix transcriptional regulator, translated as MKAIHEERCKELLTLLRKMIQSIDLYSKDLNKRCGLTGPQLVVLKEVTIHEEISVSDLARTISLSQGTVTDIINRLENKGLMKKERSKDDKRRVIISPSEKCVDILKDAPPPLEEKFTGAFIDLEEWEQLMILSAMNRLVTIMAARI; from the coding sequence GTGAAAGCAATACACGAAGAACGATGCAAGGAACTCCTCACACTGTTGAGGAAAATGATCCAGTCCATAGATCTCTACTCAAAGGACCTCAACAAACGCTGTGGTCTGACCGGTCCCCAGCTCGTGGTCCTCAAAGAAGTAACCATCCATGAAGAGATCTCTGTTTCAGATCTTGCCAGGACCATCAGTCTGAGCCAGGGAACAGTGACCGATATCATCAACAGGCTTGAAAACAAGGGGCTCATGAAAAAGGAGCGGTCCAAGGACGACAAGCGCCGGGTAATAATCTCCCCTTCTGAGAAATGCGTCGACATCCTCAAGGATGCCCCCCCTCCCCTTGAAGAAAAATTCACCGGGGCATTTATTGATCTTGAGGAGTGGGAGCAACTCATGATTCTAAGCGCCATGAACCGATTGGTTACCATCATGGCCGCCAGAATCTAA
- a CDS encoding KamA family radical SAM protein — translation MRYKPYTNKNLKSLPQFNRLTPEQIFNIQVVGTVLPFKTNNYVVNELINWDDFENDPMFILNFPQREMLAKKHFNTMAALVKANASKERITMAANRIRHSLNPHPAGQIDKNVPVLDGQRLNGIQHKYRETMLFFPTQGQTCHAFCSFCFRWPQFTGMDGHRFAMKDADLMVRYVRSQPELTDILFTGGDPLTMSTKILSVYLNAIIDAKLPGIRTIRIGTKTLSFWPYRFTTDKDSAELLELFKRVTDAGIHLAIMSHLNHPREIATPECKRAVEAIRGTGAVIRSQSPVLNRINASAKIWSKMWQDQISLGIVPYYMFVARNTGAQDYFSIPLVDTWKIFRDAYSSVSGISRTVRGPSMSASPGKIKIEGITEINEQKVIAMTFVQARNPKWVKRLFFAEYDANAVWLDDLKPAFGDKKFFFEPPREDLKVEFSHTGH, via the coding sequence ATGCGATACAAGCCATATACCAACAAAAACCTGAAAAGCCTTCCCCAATTCAACCGCCTTACGCCTGAACAGATTTTTAATATTCAAGTCGTTGGAACCGTTCTACCCTTTAAAACAAACAACTACGTGGTCAATGAACTTATCAACTGGGACGATTTTGAAAACGACCCCATGTTTATCCTTAATTTTCCCCAGAGAGAAATGCTGGCAAAAAAACACTTCAACACCATGGCGGCCCTGGTGAAAGCCAATGCCTCCAAGGAACGAATAACCATGGCAGCCAACCGAATCCGCCACAGTTTAAATCCCCACCCGGCAGGCCAGATCGACAAAAATGTGCCTGTGCTGGACGGTCAACGGCTCAACGGCATCCAGCACAAATACCGGGAGACCATGCTCTTTTTCCCCACCCAGGGACAGACCTGCCATGCCTTTTGCTCGTTCTGCTTCCGCTGGCCCCAATTTACCGGCATGGACGGCCACAGGTTTGCCATGAAGGATGCCGATCTCATGGTGCGATACGTACGCAGTCAACCTGAACTCACTGACATCCTTTTCACGGGCGGAGACCCTCTGACAATGAGCACCAAAATCCTGTCGGTTTATCTGAATGCAATTATCGACGCAAAACTGCCCGGAATCAGGACTATTCGAATTGGAACAAAAACCCTCTCGTTCTGGCCCTACAGGTTTACAACGGACAAGGATTCAGCAGAGCTTCTCGAACTATTCAAACGGGTAACTGACGCCGGGATTCATCTTGCCATCATGTCCCACCTGAACCACCCAAGGGAGATCGCCACACCTGAATGCAAAAGAGCCGTTGAGGCCATCAGAGGAACCGGTGCCGTCATCAGAAGCCAGTCCCCAGTTCTAAACAGAATCAATGCATCCGCCAAGATCTGGTCAAAAATGTGGCAGGACCAGATAAGTCTCGGTATTGTTCCCTATTACATGTTTGTTGCCCGCAACACTGGGGCCCAGGACTATTTTTCCATTCCCCTTGTTGACACCTGGAAAATTTTCAGGGATGCCTACAGCAGCGTAAGCGGCATCTCAAGGACCGTACGGGGACCGAGTATGTCAGCCTCCCCAGGCAAGATCAAAATCGAAGGGATAACCGAAATCAATGAACAAAAAGTCATTGCCATGACCTTTGTGCAGGCAAGAAACCCCAAGTGGGTAAAAAGACTGTTTTTTGCCGAATATGATGCAAATGCCGTCTGGCTTGACGACCTCAAACCCGCATTTGGGGACAAGAAATTTTTCTTTGAACCGCCCAGGGAAGATCTTAAAGTCGAATTTTCCCATACCGGACATTGA
- a CDS encoding YkgJ family cysteine cluster protein, which translates to MDSEIISASDIFNCTQCGQCCSGFGGTYVNDVDIQRIAAFIGCEPTTFIEQYCNRSGSRWVIRQAENGLCIFFDKNCTIHPVKPYMCRAWPFLRTLIKNPENWDAMARSCPGMQPGVPEKHVSRIAAKEVERLDASYPFSTQK; encoded by the coding sequence GTGGATTCTGAAATTATTTCCGCCAGTGACATCTTTAACTGTACTCAATGCGGTCAGTGCTGTTCAGGCTTTGGCGGCACCTATGTGAACGATGTGGATATCCAGAGAATCGCAGCATTTATCGGTTGTGAGCCGACAACCTTTATCGAGCAATACTGTAACAGGTCCGGCTCCCGCTGGGTCATCCGCCAGGCAGAGAACGGCCTGTGCATCTTCTTTGACAAAAACTGCACGATCCACCCAGTAAAACCATACATGTGCAGAGCCTGGCCTTTTTTAAGGACCCTTATCAAGAATCCAGAGAACTGGGACGCCATGGCCCGGTCCTGCCCTGGGATGCAGCCGGGCGTCCCAGAAAAACACGTTAGTAGAATTGCAGCAAAGGAGGTTGAACGCCTTGATGCCTCCTACCCCTTTTCAACCCAGAAATAA
- the recR gene encoding recombination mediator RecR, translating to MDLYPESILNLIKSLSTLPGIGRRTAERLALHILHAPLHEAQTLANDILELKQKVTLCRTCFSLSDQPECRICSNPRRDASIICVVEKPTDIVAIEKSGAFSGLYHVLGGALSPMDGIGPDELRIRELFSRACSKTTTEVIIATGTNVEGEATAAYISDQLRKKGVNVTRIASGVPMGGDFQYVDQVTMQRAMEGRRGF from the coding sequence GTGGACCTCTATCCCGAATCCATCCTGAACCTGATCAAAAGCCTGTCAACGCTTCCGGGAATAGGAAGGAGAACTGCCGAGCGCTTGGCGCTTCACATTCTACATGCCCCCCTTCACGAGGCACAAACCCTTGCCAACGACATCCTTGAGCTTAAACAAAAGGTGACGCTTTGCAGGACCTGCTTTTCCCTGAGCGACCAACCAGAGTGCCGGATATGCAGTAACCCACGGCGGGATGCATCAATCATCTGTGTTGTGGAAAAGCCCACTGACATTGTGGCCATTGAGAAATCAGGTGCATTTTCAGGACTTTACCATGTTCTTGGGGGGGCACTTTCACCCATGGACGGCATTGGACCGGACGAGCTGAGGATACGCGAACTTTTTTCAAGGGCCTGTTCTAAAACAACAACCGAAGTGATCATTGCCACGGGGACCAATGTTGAAGGCGAGGCAACAGCCGCCTATATTTCGGACCAACTCCGAAAAAAAGGCGTCAATGTGACACGAATCGCTTCAGGCGTCCCCATGGGTGGCGATTTTCAATATGTTGACCAGGTAACCATGCAACGGGCAATGGAGGGCAGACGTGGATTCTGA
- a CDS encoding YbaB/EbfC family nucleoid-associated protein, translating to MNNMNSMMKQAQKLQKKMLKMQEELATKTVEATAGGGMVKVIANGSQKIEAITLEREVVDPEDIEMLQDLILAATNDALNKSQEMVSAHMGKLTGGMNLPGMM from the coding sequence GTGAACAATATGAACAGCATGATGAAACAGGCCCAGAAACTTCAAAAAAAGATGCTCAAGATGCAAGAAGAGCTTGCCACCAAAACCGTGGAAGCCACAGCAGGCGGTGGCATGGTAAAGGTTATTGCCAACGGTAGTCAGAAGATCGAGGCGATCACCCTTGAACGGGAAGTGGTAGACCCTGAAGACATTGAAATGCTCCAGGACCTGATTCTTGCAGCGACCAATGACGCCTTGAATAAATCCCAGGAAATGGTCTCCGCCCATATGGGCAAACTCACCGGTGGCATGAACCTGCCCGGCATGATGTAG
- the dnaX gene encoding DNA polymerase III subunit gamma/tau → MSYRVLALKYRPQTFDEVVGQPHVTTTLKNAILSGRVPHAILLTGPRGTGKTTIARILAKAMNCETGPTPTPCNICKTCTNITAGSAVDVFEIDGASNNSVDQVRELRENVAYMPSSSKFKIYIIDEVHMLSMAAFNALLKTLEEPPDHVIFIFATTEVHKIPVTILSRCQRHDLGRISLAQISAHLMTLAAAEGFSISQESCDLLAGEADGSMRDSLSLLDRILGSQAQTSEQTSGPRAIDDDKILGTLGIIDKTLVFDLADAIIQNRGADIIDLVDRIHTLGLDLKRFYASLIRHFRNLAVVKVSSNDKNTCDISDHDRQRMAALTAPLSQSFLNQILNTLLVDESLVKLSSHTRTAVEMVLLKLVQIRPGIEIDLMIKRLDDLARRFDNPDFQALPQEERPVCPPPEPRKAPTSMDPHPISDDNGESVPAPQPGTTPSYKPTDRINVVSPPTPEPRTIAPPEDPAGRWNPFLKALADSLPFASAILSKGRLQKISNTDIVVELNGTAFDRGRIESKRGEIETVCHDYFGKPLHLTLIGDCAPKEYGNDEKSPAKLRQEILNHPLVADAIKRFNGTVVDVKLNERSNP, encoded by the coding sequence ATGTCATACCGAGTTCTAGCCCTTAAATACCGCCCCCAGACCTTTGACGAGGTAGTCGGGCAACCCCACGTTACAACCACCCTGAAAAATGCCATTTTATCCGGTCGTGTGCCCCATGCCATTCTTTTGACTGGTCCCAGGGGAACGGGCAAGACAACCATTGCCCGTATTCTTGCAAAAGCCATGAACTGTGAAACCGGGCCAACACCGACCCCCTGCAATATCTGCAAGACATGCACGAACATCACCGCAGGCAGCGCTGTCGACGTTTTCGAGATTGACGGTGCCTCAAACAACAGTGTGGACCAGGTTCGGGAACTAAGGGAAAACGTAGCATATATGCCCTCGTCTTCCAAGTTCAAGATCTACATTATCGACGAAGTTCACATGCTGAGCATGGCAGCTTTTAACGCCCTCCTCAAGACACTGGAAGAGCCACCAGACCACGTTATTTTTATCTTTGCCACCACCGAAGTCCATAAAATTCCCGTGACTATCCTTTCCCGGTGCCAGCGCCACGACCTGGGAAGAATTTCCCTTGCCCAGATCTCAGCCCATTTGATGACCCTTGCCGCCGCCGAAGGATTTTCCATTTCCCAGGAGAGCTGTGACCTCCTGGCGGGCGAAGCAGACGGCTCCATGCGGGATTCGTTGAGCCTGCTTGACCGGATCCTTGGCAGTCAGGCCCAGACATCCGAACAGACATCTGGCCCAAGGGCGATCGATGATGACAAAATCCTGGGCACCCTCGGCATCATTGATAAGACCCTTGTGTTTGACCTTGCCGATGCCATTATCCAGAACAGGGGAGCTGACATCATTGACCTTGTGGACCGCATCCACACCCTCGGTCTCGACCTGAAACGATTTTACGCCTCACTTATTCGGCACTTCAGAAACCTGGCGGTTGTCAAGGTCTCCAGTAATGACAAAAACACCTGCGACATTTCAGACCATGACAGACAACGGATGGCAGCACTCACAGCCCCCCTTTCCCAATCTTTTTTAAATCAGATATTAAACACACTTCTGGTTGACGAATCCCTGGTAAAACTATCCTCACACACACGAACAGCCGTTGAGATGGTGCTGTTAAAACTTGTTCAGATTCGACCGGGTATTGAAATCGATTTGATGATCAAGCGGCTGGATGATCTTGCCCGCCGATTTGACAACCCCGATTTTCAGGCATTACCCCAGGAGGAAAGACCTGTCTGTCCCCCCCCAGAGCCACGAAAAGCACCAACTTCCATGGATCCACATCCGATTTCAGATGACAACGGTGAGTCAGTGCCTGCACCACAACCTGGGACCACACCTTCGTACAAGCCCACAGACAGAATCAATGTTGTTTCGCCCCCCACACCTGAACCTCGGACCATCGCTCCCCCAGAAGATCCAGCTGGCCGATGGAACCCTTTCCTGAAGGCTCTTGCAGATTCACTGCCCTTTGCGTCGGCCATCCTTTCCAAAGGCCGGTTGCAAAAGATTTCAAATACTGATATTGTCGTTGAGCTCAATGGCACAGCCTTTGACAGGGGAAGGATTGAATCCAAAAGAGGGGAAATCGAGACCGTTTGCCATGACTATTTTGGAAAGCCACTGCACCTGACCCTCATTGGAGACTGTGCCCCCAAAGAATATGGGAATGATGAAAAAAGTCCGGCCAAATTAAGACAGGAGATATTGAACCATCCCCTTGTGGCCGACGCAATAAAACGATTCAACGGCACAGTCGTTGACGTAAAATTAAACGAAAGGAGCAACCCGTGA
- a CDS encoding tRNA1(Val) (adenine(37)-N6)-methyltransferase, giving the protein MHPCTVERFPDHALKVYQPKTGYRFSIDPILLADHADPLPGDRIADLGTGCGIIPLLLSRKHPETHITGIEIQGALVDIANKNIQKNHLTDQVTILLSDIRSLVPADLGGPVDLVVTNPPYIKQGCGRINPHPQKAIARHEVEITLDELLDSATKILTFRGRFMIIFPMERLNEVMERTRHHGMGPFSLRFIHTHVNKPAKLFILTAMHNRTPLLTILPPLFLPLDTTPETGY; this is encoded by the coding sequence TTGCATCCCTGCACAGTTGAACGATTCCCTGACCATGCCCTAAAGGTGTATCAGCCGAAAACCGGCTACCGATTCTCCATTGATCCGATTCTTCTGGCAGACCATGCCGATCCTCTCCCTGGAGATAGAATCGCAGACCTTGGAACCGGCTGCGGCATCATCCCTCTTTTACTGTCCCGCAAGCACCCTGAAACCCATATCACGGGTATTGAAATCCAGGGTGCCCTTGTAGACATTGCCAACAAAAACATCCAGAAAAATCACCTGACGGATCAGGTCACCATTCTATTGTCGGACATCAGATCACTTGTGCCCGCTGATCTTGGCGGACCTGTCGACCTTGTCGTCACCAACCCGCCCTATATCAAACAAGGCTGTGGCCGCATCAATCCCCATCCCCAGAAGGCCATTGCCCGCCATGAAGTTGAGATAACCCTTGACGAACTCCTTGACAGTGCAACAAAAATTCTCACCTTCCGGGGCCGTTTCATGATCATTTTTCCCATGGAACGACTCAATGAAGTCATGGAACGAACACGTCACCACGGCATGGGACCTTTTAGCCTACGGTTCATTCACACCCACGTGAACAAACCGGCAAAGCTGTTCATCCTCACCGCCATGCACAACCGCACGCCTTTATTAACGATCCTGCCACCCCTTTTTTTACCCCTTGACACGACACCCGAAACAGGGTATTAA
- a CDS encoding DUF721 domain-containing protein, translated as MKQKLTPLGSILSKVLDNLRPSSDLDMTRIWDLWDEALDQTVAANSKPGAFKEGVLIVHVSSSVWIQHLRFMEKDLKAQINLALGRPLVKELKFKIASLHS; from the coding sequence ATGAAACAAAAACTTACCCCACTTGGCAGCATCCTTTCAAAGGTCCTTGACAACCTGCGCCCAAGCTCGGATCTTGACATGACCCGGATCTGGGATCTGTGGGATGAGGCCCTGGATCAAACCGTTGCTGCAAACTCAAAACCCGGTGCGTTCAAGGAAGGCGTCTTGATCGTTCACGTCTCAAGCAGTGTCTGGATTCAGCATTTGCGATTCATGGAAAAAGATCTTAAAGCCCAGATTAACCTGGCCCTTGGAAGGCCCCTTGTAAAAGAGCTTAAATTCAAAATTGCATCCCTGCACAGTTGA
- a CDS encoding fatty acid--CoA ligase, with amino-acid sequence MGVKIIEQTESAYSYPLLIKNLLTNSLVRSPDQEIIYRDEMRYTYRDFHRRVAQLANGLKGLGVKQGDTVAVMDYDSHRYLECYFAVPMMGAVLHTVHIRLSPEQILYTINHAEDDVILVNSELVPLLEPIYNKIKTVKKIILIKETDEAPKTAIKFETDYETLVSGSKQTYDFPDFDENARATTFYTSGTTGDPKGVYFSHRQIVMHTFGLMTGLCAYHSQAIMTSKDVYMPLTPMFHVHAWGMPYLFTMLGARQVYPGRYEPAMILKLVVTEKVTFSHCVPTIIHMLVNSPVIKTVDLSTWKVVIGGSALPRGLCEAAMGAKINLYSAYGMSETCPLLTVAHIKPHMESWDEDRQIDIRCKTGLPIPLVDIEIIDPMGDPVAHDGVQTGEVVARSPWLTQGYLKNPEKSEELWQGGWLHTGDVGNIDTEGYLKITDRVKDVIKTGGEWVSSLELEDIASRHPAVSEAAAIGIADEKWGERPIVLIVLKEIYKGKDLEAEIKQAFIDQHDQGNLPKYGIPDKIIFVDAIAKTGVGKLDKKVIRGQYK; translated from the coding sequence ATGGGTGTTAAAATCATTGAGCAGACTGAATCAGCCTATTCCTATCCGTTGCTGATCAAAAATCTTCTGACAAATTCCCTTGTTCGTTCACCAGACCAGGAGATCATTTACAGGGATGAGATGCGCTATACCTACCGGGATTTCCACCGACGGGTGGCCCAGCTTGCCAATGGCCTTAAAGGGCTCGGCGTCAAACAGGGTGACACGGTGGCTGTCATGGATTATGACAGCCACCGGTATCTTGAGTGTTATTTTGCCGTTCCCATGATGGGTGCCGTGCTTCACACGGTTCATATAAGGCTTTCGCCGGAGCAGATCCTGTATACCATCAACCATGCAGAAGATGACGTCATCCTTGTAAACTCGGAGCTTGTTCCCCTTCTGGAGCCCATCTACAATAAGATTAAAACCGTTAAAAAAATCATCCTGATCAAAGAAACCGATGAAGCACCCAAGACTGCCATAAAATTTGAGACTGACTATGAGACCCTTGTCTCCGGGTCAAAACAGACCTACGACTTCCCGGATTTTGACGAAAACGCCAGGGCCACTACCTTTTACACTTCAGGCACCACGGGCGACCCCAAGGGCGTTTACTTCAGCCATCGTCAGATCGTGATGCACACCTTTGGACTCATGACAGGCCTTTGCGCCTACCACTCCCAGGCCATCATGACCTCAAAGGATGTATACATGCCCCTGACTCCCATGTTCCATGTCCATGCCTGGGGAATGCCTTATCTGTTCACCATGCTTGGCGCCCGCCAGGTCTATCCGGGACGATACGAACCTGCCATGATCCTGAAACTTGTGGTCACGGAAAAGGTGACCTTTTCCCACTGTGTTCCCACCATTATCCATATGCTGGTCAACTCACCTGTGATCAAAACGGTGGATCTTTCGACCTGGAAGGTTGTCATTGGCGGATCAGCCCTTCCAAGGGGCCTTTGTGAGGCTGCCATGGGGGCAAAGATCAATCTTTATTCAGCCTACGGCATGTCTGAGACCTGTCCACTGCTCACCGTGGCCCACATCAAACCCCATATGGAATCGTGGGACGAGGACCGCCAGATTGATATCCGGTGCAAAACAGGTCTTCCCATCCCACTGGTGGATATTGAAATCATTGATCCCATGGGTGATCCCGTGGCCCACGACGGGGTGCAGACGGGCGAGGTGGTGGCAAGGAGTCCCTGGCTCACCCAGGGGTATCTTAAAAATCCAGAAAAAAGTGAAGAACTCTGGCAGGGGGGCTGGCTCCACACAGGGGATGTGGGCAACATTGATACCGAAGGATATCTCAAGATTACCGACCGGGTAAAGGATGTGATCAAGACCGGAGGAGAGTGGGTCTCGTCCCTTGAGCTTGAGGATATTGCAAGCCGCCATCCCGCGGTGAGTGAAGCTGCGGCCATCGGCATCGCCGATGAAAAATGGGGGGAACGGCCCATTGTCCTTATTGTTCTCAAGGAAATTTACAAAGGTAAAGACCTTGAAGCTGAAATAAAGCAAGCCTTTATTGACCAGCATGACCAGGGAAACCTTCCCAAATATGGCATTCCAGACAAGATCATCTTTGTCGACGCCATTGCTAAAACAGGGGTTGGCAAACTTGACAAAAAAGTGATTCGAGGCCAATATAAATAG
- a CDS encoding (2Fe-2S) ferredoxin domain-containing protein produces MAKISVEDLKRIKEKTSQESSLRGGETTVKVTVHMGTCGIAAGARSVMNTLLEEKAESNRTDIKIVAAGCLGMCSSEPNITVEIVGQEPIVYKKMDPNKTRQVFRRHILKGEVQTDFALGKG; encoded by the coding sequence ATGGCAAAGATTTCAGTGGAAGATCTCAAACGAATCAAGGAAAAGACATCCCAGGAATCCTCCCTCAGGGGAGGGGAAACAACGGTCAAGGTGACTGTCCACATGGGAACCTGTGGTATTGCGGCCGGGGCAAGAAGCGTTATGAACACCCTTTTAGAAGAAAAGGCCGAATCAAACAGAACTGACATCAAAATCGTTGCTGCAGGCTGCCTTGGCATGTGCAGCAGCGAGCCCAACATCACCGTTGAAATCGTTGGGCAGGAACCCATTGTATACAAAAAGATGGACCCCAATAAAACCCGGCAGGTATTCAGACGCCACATTTTAAAGGGGGAGGTTCAGACCGATTTTGCCCTGGGTAAGGGCTAA
- a CDS encoding ATP-binding protein — MKELSLHILDLVENSIQAGATQIDIKIDETHLHTHIKITVTDNGKGIDPAMLAVISDPFVTSRTTRRVGLGIALFKAASERCEGIFSIQSRQGNGTTVTATFAIDHLDRAPLGDLGATMTTLIAGYPDIGIRYHHILFQDSFTMNTAELKSGLDTVELNDPAILSRIKEMINDFCKQ, encoded by the coding sequence TTGAAAGAGCTGTCACTGCACATCCTGGACCTTGTGGAAAATAGTATTCAAGCAGGGGCGACCCAGATTGATATTAAAATAGACGAAACCCATCTCCACACCCACATCAAAATTACGGTCACGGACAATGGCAAAGGCATTGACCCCGCCATGCTGGCCGTTATTTCCGATCCCTTTGTCACCTCCCGGACCACAAGAAGGGTGGGCTTAGGCATTGCGCTGTTCAAGGCAGCATCGGAAAGATGCGAAGGCATATTTTCCATTCAAAGCAGACAGGGCAACGGAACAACGGTTACGGCCACCTTTGCCATTGACCATCTTGACAGGGCTCCCCTGGGCGACTTGGGAGCGACCATGACAACTCTTATTGCAGGTTACCCTGACATTGGTATAAGATACCATCATATTCTTTTCCAGGACAGTTTCACAATGAACACGGCCGAACTCAAATCAGGGCTCGATACCGTCGAGCTCAATGACCCGGCCATCCTGTCCCGGATAAAAGAGATGATAAATGACTTTTGCAAACAATGA
- a CDS encoding PHP domain-containing protein, with protein sequence MATKKGFKADLHVHTCLSPCGDWDMTPKKIIKRAGALGLDIIAICDHNASKNARPIMTLGKTAGILVLPGLEICTKEEVHLLGIHKSICQAEAVAAVVYQGLTQNNAPDLFGFQVIADEQDMVIGQEQKLLIQACQLTVKEAVDLIHQQGGIAIAAHIDRTSYSILGQLGFIPLDLGLDGVEITARTIAHKQERYFLDKTTLPCLVSSDAHRLDEMGQGTTVFHMTIPTFEAMASTLKRGDTTFTTRGF encoded by the coding sequence GTGGCGACAAAGAAAGGCTTTAAGGCCGATCTGCACGTCCACACCTGCCTCTCCCCCTGTGGTGACTGGGATATGACCCCAAAAAAAATTATCAAACGGGCCGGAGCGCTGGGACTGGACATCATCGCCATCTGCGATCACAACGCATCAAAAAATGCCCGCCCGATCATGACCCTTGGCAAAACAGCAGGCATCCTTGTCCTGCCAGGACTTGAAATCTGCACAAAAGAGGAGGTCCACCTTCTGGGCATCCACAAAAGCATCTGCCAGGCAGAAGCCGTGGCAGCGGTTGTTTACCAGGGATTGACCCAAAATAACGCACCTGACCTTTTTGGTTTTCAGGTCATTGCCGACGAACAGGACATGGTGATTGGACAAGAGCAGAAACTTCTGATCCAGGCGTGTCAACTCACGGTAAAGGAGGCAGTGGATCTCATCCACCAACAGGGCGGCATTGCCATTGCCGCCCACATTGACCGAACCAGCTACAGCATCCTTGGCCAGCTTGGTTTCATTCCCCTGGATCTTGGCCTTGACGGTGTGGAAATAACGGCCAGAACAATTGCCCACAAACAAGAACGGTATTTCCTTGACAAAACTACCCTTCCCTGTTTAGTATCGTCTGACGCACATCGCCTCGACGAAATGGGACAGGGAACGACCGTGTTTCATATGACTATTCCGACATTTGAGGCCATGGCATCTACACTGAAACGGGGCGATACGACCTTCACAACCAGAGGATTCTGA